One part of the Ziziphus jujuba cultivar Dongzao chromosome 2, ASM3175591v1 genome encodes these proteins:
- the LOC112491658 gene encoding putative receptor like protein 25: MTPVDTGNGDSFIDKWFYLSIGLGYATGILVPYLIMAMIKSWSVAYFDVVDKVVDRILLTGRIPQWIGEGFQNPSILSLSSNAFFGELPLALSNLSSIQLIDFAGNQLSGSIPASLGNLKAMTQVHNHNHYRLYGGSNGYYEENFVVTTKNQHLEFTKSLSLVVSLDLSGNNLNGDLPGEITNLLGVVFLNLSRNHISGHIPESISRLTQLSSLDLSHNKFSGAIPQSLGSLSFLGYLNLSDNDFTGKIPHKDQMITFSASSYVGNHGLCGSPLDVKCPGDEDDDDTNKGSTIHKDNSNGDSFVDNWFYLSVGLGFAAGIIVPFLVMSIRKSWSVAYFDAVEEVSERILYLWLKYRTMQQRNRGHQHRR; this comes from the exons ATGACTCCCGTGGATACTGGTAATGGTGACAGCTTCATTGATAAGTGGTTTTACTTGAGCATTGGATTGGGATATGCAACTGGAATTCTTGTCCCGTACTTGATAATGGCGATGATAAAATCTTGGAGCGTAGCCTACTTTGATGTTGTTGATAAAGTTGTGGATAGAATACT ATTAACGGGTAGAATTCCACAATGGATTGGAGAAGGTTTTCAAAATCCAAGTATTCTTAGCTTGAGTTCGAATGCATTTTTTGGAGAACTTCCATTGGCGCTGTCAAATTTAAGCTCAATTCAGCTCATAGACTTTGCAGGAAATCAGTTAAGTGGCAGCATACCTGCTAGTTTGGGAAATCTCAAAGCTATGACCCAAGTTCACAACCATAACCATTATCGCTTATATGGGGGTTCGAATGGTTATTATGAGGAAAATTTTGTTGTAACCACAAAAAACCAGCATCTGGAATTCACCAAGAGCCTCTCCCTTGTAGTCAGCTTAGATCTCTCGGGAAATAATTTGAATGGAGATCTTCCTGGAGAGATAACAAATTTGTTGGGCGTAGTGTTTCTGAACTTGTCCAGAAACCATATCAGTGGACACATTCCCGAAAGCATTTCGAGGTTGACACAATTGTCATCACTTGATCTCTCACACAATAAGTTTTCAGGTGCTATTCCTCAGAGTTTGGGATCACTCTCATTTTTGGGGTATCTGAACCTGTCGGACAATGACTTCACTGGTAAGATTCCCCACAAAGATCAAATGATCACTTTCAGTGCATCCTCTTATGTTGGAAATCATGGCCTTTGTGGTAGTCCACTTGATGTAAAATGTCCAGGTGATGAAGACGATGATGATACAAATAAGGGATCGACTATTCACAAGGATAATAGTAATGGTGACAGCTTCGTAGATAATTGGTTTTACCTGAGTGTTGGATTGGGATTTGCAGCAGGAATTATTGTTCCTTTTCTGGTAATGTCAATTAGAAAGTCTTGGAGTGTTGCCTACTTTGATGCTGTGGAAGAAGTTTCTGAAAGAATACTATATTTGTGGTTAAAATATAGAACCATGCAGCAGAGGAACAGAGGACATCAGCATAGAAGATAA